In Betaproteobacteria bacterium, the sequence TCGGTCATCGTGCCCGGGCCGCCCTTGGTCAATGCCCAGACGATGTCGAACATGCGGAACAGGTCGAGTCCGCGAATCAGGATCGCGATTGCCATGACCGGCCAGATCGCAGGCAACACGATCCGGAAGAATGTGCGCCACCAGCTTGCGCCGTCGATGGCGGCCGCCTCGAGCTGCGATTTGTCGACGTTCGCGAGCGCCGCGAGCAGCAGCAGAAACATAAATGGCGTCCACTGCCAGATTTCCGCTGCGATTATCGCGGGATATACGAGATTCGGATTGATGGTCCACAGGATCGCCGAATCGTTGCCAGTGAACCAGCCGATGACCTGGTTGATCGGACCGAATCGATGGTCGAACAGCAAAGCCCAGGTCGCGCCGGAAACGATCGGCGACACGACCACCGGCAGCACCAGCAGCGCAATGAAAACCTGTCGCCCGGGGATCCGCTCGAGGAACAACTGCGCCATCGCCAGCCCGAGCAACAATTCGATCGGCAGGGAGATTGCAGTAAAAATCACCGTGTGCAGCAACGCCTCCCACATGCGGGCATCGTCGAACAGTTGCGCGTAG encodes:
- a CDS encoding sugar ABC transporter permease, coding for MASDSIPNRAAFADRNFKYLLVGPAIFVLLLIGIFPLVYLLLVSFQGLTMTETNTAFVGGRNYAQLFDDARMWEALLHTVIFTAISLPIELLLGLAMAQLFLERIPGRQVFIALLVLPVVVSPIVSGATWALLFDHRFGPINQVIGWFTGNDSAILWTINPNLVYPAIIAAEIWQWTPFMFLLLLAALANVDKSQLEAAAIDGASWWRTFFRIVLPAIWPVMAIAILIRGLDLFRMFDIVWALTKGGPGTMTETISIFTYVKGFQQFETSYTAAVAFLVIILLSAIVMLALKRVELAR